A genomic stretch from Theropithecus gelada isolate Dixy chromosome 2, Tgel_1.0, whole genome shotgun sequence includes:
- the OTOL1 gene encoding otolin-1: MWMFSWLCAILIILAIAGMNTIAKTTPYTKFTKKFEGREMPKGLKPSSGPPPEEETLFTEMAEMAEPITKPSALDSVFGTGTLFPFENFTLDTADFFLNCCDCCSPVPGQKGEPGETGQPGAKGEAGNLGIPGPPGVVGPQGPKGYKGEKGLKGERGDQGVPGYPGKPGAQGEPGPKGDKGNTGLGGVKGQKGSKGDTCGNCTKGEKGDQGAMGSPGLHGRPGAKGEKGEMGDKGFCGDSGERGGKGQKGEVGMKGEKGSKGDSGMEGKSGHSGLPGAKGDPGVKGEKGELGPPGLLGPTGPKGDTGSKGIRGPIGKKGFRGFKGSKGEVARVPRSAFSAALLKPFPPPNIPIKFEKVLYNDQGNYSPVTGKFNCSIPGTYVFSYHVTVRGRPARISLLAQNKKQFKSRETLYGHEIDQASLLIILKLSAGDQVWLEVSKDWNGVYVSAEDDSIFTGFLLYPEETSGISP, encoded by the exons ATGTGGATGTTTTCTTGGCTTTgtgctattttaattattttggctattgCTGGCATgaacacaatagcaaagaccacACCATATACCAAATTTACGAAGAAATTTGAGGGAAGAGAGATGCCAAAGGGTCTAAAACCATCCAGTGGCCCACCTCCAGAAGAAGAAACCCTCTTCACAGAAATGGCTGAAATGGCAGAACCAATCACCAAACCCTCGGCCTTGGATTCTGTCTTTGGCACTGGCACTctctttccctttgaaaacttcACACTTGACACAGCTGATTTCTTTTTGAATTGTTGTGATTGTTGTTCACCTGTACCTGGCCAGAAAGGAGAACCTGGAGAGACTGGACAGCcag GTGCTAAAGGAGAGGCTGGAAATTTGGGGATCCCAGGGCCACCAGGAGTTGTTGGGCCCCAAGGCCCTAAAGGCTACAAAGGAGAGAAAG GACTCAAAGGAGAACGTGGGGACCAAGGAGTTCCAGGATACCCAGGAAAACCTGGAGCACAAG GTGAACCTGGCCCTAAGGGAGATAAAGGAAACACTGGTTTGGGAGGAGTGAAAGGACAAAAAGGCTCCAAGGGAGACACATGTGGGAATTGtaccaaaggagaaaaaggagaccAAGGGGCTATGGGCTCACCCGGCCTGCATGGAAGGCCTGGAGCcaagggagagaagggggagatgGGGGATAAGGGCTTCTGTGGAGAttctggggagaggggaggaaaaggaCAGAAAGGTGAGGTGGgtatgaaaggagaaaaaggtaGCAAAGGAGACAGTGGAATGGAAGGCAAAAGTGGCCACAGTGGTCTGCCTGGGGCGAAAGGTGATCCAGGGGttaaaggagaaaagggagagttAGGTCCTCCTGGTCTCCTGGGACCTACTGGGCCAAAGGGTGACACTGGCAGCAAAGGGATCCGAGGCCCCATTGGGAAGAAGGGCTTTCGGGGCTTTAAAGGCTCCAAGGGTGAGGTGGCTAGAGTGCCCCGGTCGGCTTTCAGTGCTGCTTTGTTAAAGCCTTTTCCTCCTCCTAACATCCCCATCAAATTTGAAAAGGTTCTCTATAATGACCAAGGGAATTATAGTCCTGTCACTGGGAAGTTTAACTGCTCTATTCCTGGGACATATGTTTTTTCCTACCATGTTACGGTGAGGGGGCGACCTGCTCGAATCAGTCTGTTGGCCCAGAATAAGAAGCAGTTCAAGTCCAGAGAAACTCTCTATGGTCACGAAATAGATCAGGCCTCTCTCCTCATCATCTTGAAATTAAGTGCAGGAGACCAAGTCTGGCTTGAAGTGTCAAAAGATTGGAATGGGGTGTATGTCAGTGCTGAGGATGACAGCATTTTTACTGGGTTCCTTTTGTACCCAGAGGAAACTTCTGGAATTTCACCATAA